The genomic window TACACAAGAAGGTTCTCTTACTCAATTGCAAGACCGTGGGATGTAGAAGGAGACATGCCACCAGCGTTGATGGAGGTCTATCTTCAGGGAATCGAAGGAGCACTCCATATCACAGGGTTTGCAAGAAGTATCGATACCTGTAACTATCTCAATCTGAACCTTCTCTGGCTCTCAAAGCTCCAGAAGAGGATCGCAGATAGGACGGGTTTAAAATGCGGATCTATCGCACTGATGATCGTAAATGCTCACTACTACTTAAGAGATGAGGACATAATCAAAAAAATCATGGACGTTGAAGAGATCCCGCCAACAGAAGATGCAAAGCTCATACGCGCAAAGACGATCCCCATCGGATGGCGTGAGACACTCGAGCTTGTTTATCATGAAGGTTATGAGGATGAGACCCAGTGGGGCGAGGTCTTTGAGCGACAGGGCAGGGCAAAGTTTGGACACCGCGTGCTTCTTGGGATTGAAAATCCGTTAGAGGAGATGATCGACGATATGGCACCTTTCACAAAGAGTTACGGCGAGGAGTACGCAGCACGGTATGTCATTGGCTTTCCTGAGGTCAAGATCGAAGATGGAGAGGTCTATACATACGCATCCCGCGCCAGAGGTGATCCTGATGATGAGCGGTGGTTTGAACGGGAGAGGGTTGATCAACTTGCTGCTGTGGTTTCTCGCCTGAAGGAGGATAGATGGACGAGACGGGCTTTTGTCACGATCTCAAGGCCCTGGGATATCGTGCTCGATGAACCAGCCTGCCTTCGCTCGTATGTCTTTCAGGCGATCGATGATGAGACACTTGGGCTTACGCTATTTATGCGATCGAACGATGCCTATGGTGCTACCCATGCAAACCAGTACGGTTTTGCGAGGCTTCTCTGGTGGGTAGCACGCGAGACAGGGTTTAAGAAATGCAGGATGACACTTCTCTCGTGTAATATGCATATCTATGGCGATTCATGGGATGCGGTGGGGAATCTCTTAAGGCCTGAGATGCCTACAACGAGGGAGAGGCTGGGTATCTGTGATTGAGGATTACTTTGATCGGCTGAATGAGAAGCTCCATGAGGCAATTGAGCTTGCGAATAAAGCGCGTGGTAGAGGATATGATCCTGCACCTGTGGTTGAGATACCGCTTGCAAAGGATCTTGCAGATCGGGTTGAGCGTCTCGTAGGGATCAACGGGCTTGCAGAGCGAATTCGTGAGCTTGATCGTGAGTTATCATCCAGAGAGGAAGTTGCGCTTAAAATAGGTCTTGATGTTGCAGAAGGAAGGTTTGGCGATTTCGAATCAAAGGTTGAAGTCGTTGAGATGGCGATAAGGTCTGCGAGTGCGATACTCACTGAAGGAGTGGTTGCAGCTCCGATTGAGGGAATCTCACAGGTCGAAGAGGGAAAGAACGATGACGGATCGAAATACATCAAGGTATACTATGCAGGGCCGATAAGAAGTGCTGGTGGAACTGCACAGGCTCTTTCAGTGCTTGTTGCAGATTATGTTCGCAGGAAACTTGGATTTTCGCGGTACAAACCACGAAAGGAGGAGGTTGAGCGGTATGTGGCTGAGATACCGATATATCGACGGATTGCGAACCTCCAGTACACACCAACTGACAACGAAATCAGGTTGATCGTTGAGAACTGCCCTGTCTGCATCGATGGAGAACCTACAGAGCCTGTGGAGGTTGAGGGCTACCATAGCCTTGAGCGGGTATCGACATCCCGTGTCAGGGGTGGTATGGCTCTTGTGATCGCAGAAGGGGTTGCCCTCAAAGCTCCAAAGATAAAGAAGTACGTCGAAAGCCTGGGAATAGACGGCTGGGACTGGCTTGACGGACTTATAAAAAATAAAGCTTCAACAGATGATGATGAAGGCAGCAAATCCTCAAAAAAATTCCTGAATGACATCATCGCAGGTCGTCCTGTCTTTTCACACCCATCCATGCCAGGAGGCTTCAGAATCAGGTATGGAAGGGCACGCAATCTCGGACTTGCAACCTGGGGGATTCACCCTGCAACGATGACGATCCTCGATGATTTCATCGCACCTGGTACGCAGATGAAGGTCGAACTTCCAGGAAAGGCAGCAGGTATTGCGCCTGTTGATTCGATCGAAGGACCAAGCGTGGTATTGAAGTCTGGTGAGCTTGTTAAGATCTCATCGATCGAGGAAGCAAAGCGGTTAAAACCGATGATCGAACGTATCGTGGATCTCGGCGAGGTTCTTGTAAACTACGGTGACTTTCTTGAGAACAACCACCCACTCGTGCCTTCAAGCTATACCAAGGAGTGGTGGGAGCTCGATCTTCTAAAAGCAGGGGGCGACCCATCAGATTTCTCTGAGATTGGTCCAGATACAGCGATAAAGCTCTCAAAAGAGCTTGGCGTACCACTTCACCCAGAATACACCTATCTCTGGCATGATATAAGCCTTGATGAGTTCAATCAGCTCGGAGAAGCTGTTTCTGAGGGCAGGCTCAAAGATGGACGACTCTATTTAACCTATGATCAGGATATAAAATCAATCCTTGAGCGGCTTTTGATCCCCCACAGGGTTGAGGATGATCTTCTTCTGATTGATGAACCACGTATCCTGCTCATCTCGCTTGGGTTTGATGAACCTGGAGCTCGCTGGGAACGAATTGAAGCAGGGAACGTTATAGAAGCGGTATCAAAACTTTCGGGCATCGAGATCCGCGAAAAAGCCCCAGCACGGGTTGGAAGCAGGATGGGAAGGCCTGAAAAGTCAAAAAGGCGTGAGATGAAGCCATCTGTACATTTTCTATTTCCTGTTGGCAACCACGGTGGGAATACACGGTCCATCATCACTGCAATCTCCAACAGAGGTCTTATTGAAGTTGAGCTCCCATTCCGAATTTGTGATCACTGCGGGCAGGAAACATATCTTCTAAAATGCACCTGTGGCCATCGGACTTCGCCCAGGTATATCTGTTCAAACTGTGGGCGGGTTGAGAGCGAGTACACGAGATGCAAACGCTGCAACGGACGGTTGAATCCATATAAAACGTGGTCTGTTGATCTAAAGCAGCTGTACACGAGTGCACTGAACAGACTCTCTGAGCGTGATCTGAAGCTACTGAAGGGAGTCAAAGGATTAACTTCATTTGAAAAGATGCCTGAGCCATTTGAAAAGGGAATTCTACGTGCAAAGCACGATTTATCGGTATTTAAGGATGGCACGATCAGATACGATCTCACAGATATGCCTCTGACGCATTTTAAGCCAGAGGAGGTGAACGTGAAAGTTTCAAAGCTGAGAGAGCTTGGATACGAGGTGTCTTTTGCAGATGAGATCCTCGAGCTTGGAGTTCAGGACA from Candidatus Syntrophoarchaeum caldarius includes these protein-coding regions:
- a CDS encoding protein containing Thymidylate synthase, translating into MTDLIFAADMADGYALVNRRLLSDGVIRRSNRGDTKFLPDILLVIKSPELVLSRFAPNIPSQLENLDSTWVILGDEGGETYSDRIQSPIDQTTIGIELLKKYPYTRRFSYSIARPWDVEGDMPPALMEVYLQGIEGALHITGFARSIDTCNYLNLNLLWLSKLQKRIADRTGLKCGSIALMIVNAHYYLRDEDIIKKIMDVEEIPPTEDAKLIRAKTIPIGWRETLELVYHEGYEDETQWGEVFERQGRAKFGHRVLLGIENPLEEMIDDMAPFTKSYGEEYAARYVIGFPEVKIEDGEVYTYASRARGDPDDERWFERERVDQLAAVVSRLKEDRWTRRAFVTISRPWDIVLDEPACLRSYVFQAIDDETLGLTLFMRSNDAYGATHANQYGFARLLWWVARETGFKKCRMTLLSCNMHIYGDSWDAVGNLLRPEMPTTRERLGICD
- a CDS encoding DNA polymerase II, large subunit, producing MIEDYFDRLNEKLHEAIELANKARGRGYDPAPVVEIPLAKDLADRVERLVGINGLAERIRELDRELSSREEVALKIGLDVAEGRFGDFESKVEVVEMAIRSASAILTEGVVAAPIEGISQVEEGKNDDGSKYIKVYYAGPIRSAGGTAQALSVLVADYVRRKLGFSRYKPRKEEVERYVAEIPIYRRIANLQYTPTDNEIRLIVENCPVCIDGEPTEPVEVEGYHSLERVSTSRVRGGMALVIAEGVALKAPKIKKYVESLGIDGWDWLDGLIKNKASTDDDEGSKSSKKFLNDIIAGRPVFSHPSMPGGFRIRYGRARNLGLATWGIHPATMTILDDFIAPGTQMKVELPGKAAGIAPVDSIEGPSVVLKSGELVKISSIEEAKRLKPMIERIVDLGEVLVNYGDFLENNHPLVPSSYTKEWWELDLLKAGGDPSDFSEIGPDTAIKLSKELGVPLHPEYTYLWHDISLDEFNQLGEAVSEGRLKDGRLYLTYDQDIKSILERLLIPHRVEDDLLLIDEPRILLISLGFDEPGARWERIEAGNVIEAVSKLSGIEIREKAPARVGSRMGRPEKSKRREMKPSVHFLFPVGNHGGNTRSIITAISNRGLIEVELPFRICDHCGQETYLLKCTCGHRTSPRYICSNCGRVESEYTRCKRCNGRLNPYKTWSVDLKQLYTSALNRLSERDLKLLKGVKGLTSFEKMPEPFEKGILRAKHDLSVFKDGTIRYDLTDMPLTHFKPEEVNVKVSKLRELGYEVSFADEILELGVQDIVLSQHAGEYLLKVSQFIDDLLVKFYDLPAYYRAEKVDDLIGTLVIGLAPHTSAGVLGRIVGFTSTAVCYAHPFFHASKRRNCDGDEDCVMLLMDGLLNFSRSYLPDRRGGRMDAPLVLTTQINPREIDSEAHNIDICERYPLEFYEATLRRVSPKDVKRLIETVEDRLESGDEYSNFHFTHHVSDISLGPTMSSYKTLETMIEKMDAQLTLAKKIRAVDARDVAERVINTHFIRDLRGNLRAFGTQGVRCTKCNSKYRRVPLTGTCTRCGNNLILTVHEGSVRKYLDATVRIADEFELEAYTRARIELIEEEIESIFEGEEGCRQMDLGEFM